In Colletotrichum higginsianum IMI 349063 chromosome 1, whole genome shotgun sequence, the DNA window AGTTTGTGCACCTCTCCTTCTGCGCGGGGGCGCCCGTGCCAATCTGTTTGTAGAGTTCTGTGTCGACAATCTCCTCGACCAACGGCACGGCAAAGGTCGGGCTGATGGCGATTCGAGTGGCGTGCTTGGCGGCCGTGTCCCATTCAGGGAGGCTGATGAAGTTGTCTGGCAATTTGCCGTTGCCGCACGAGCAGAGGACCGGCTCACTGGGTTCCAAGGATAGAGGGACGGAGCCGGTCTTGCGGTACTCACAGGATGATTTGTGGTTCCACGTCCGGGTGCGCTCCGCGAGTGCCGGGAGCGTCTTCTTCCAGAATATGAGCTCGTCGTCATTGACTGTGATGGAGCACATCTGCAGCTCTCTAAGAAGCAGCAAAAAAGGCTCGCACTTTTGGATGACGGGGAATGTCATGGGCATCACGGCTGCGTCAAGGACGACGGAGGCTGCGGCGCTGTCAAGCCTAATGGCGGATACGAAGATGAGCATGTGGATGCCACCGCGGTCGGGGTGGTTGAGGCAGAAGAGGCCGGTCTGGCCGCCCTGCTGGCCAGAGGAGAGCATCGCCATGGTGAAGATGGATTCCTTGAAGTTGagacgaggcgagggcgacaaGGCCTCCCTTCCCGCGTTGACTTCATCGCGCAGCGCCCTCTCGCTAAGGGAGAACTCGAAGGAGAGCAGCGTCGTTATCCAGCGACTGTCTTCTTTGTTTTTGACGTCAATGATGGGGAGACGGTCAAGGTTGAAATGTGGCGTGTTGAGGTCCGCCGGAGTGCTGGACAAGCTTTTGGCGAGGTAGGTTGGATAAACAAAATCGTCGAGGGCCGTTTTGATCTCTGGTTTGGTCGGGGGCGCGGCGAAGGGGACGATGACCTCAAAGTACGCTGACTTGCGAGCGATGCGTGTTTTAGCCTTGCGAGCGTCGACCGGAACCGGGAAAGTAAGAGGGTAGATGTGCTTCTTGTCGCCAAACACGAGATTGACGGTGAAAGGCGATGCTTGCTCAACGACAACTGGAACCTTGTCGGTGAGcagcttcttgcccttatCGGAGAGAAAGTCAAGATGACCTGTGATAGTCTCGACTCTGCTCTGGTCACTGGACGCGTCGGCGGTGAAGACGGAAGCCGTCTCACTGCTGGTCGCTACAGCAGACTCGGCGACAGCCGCCGCTGCatcggaggcggcgggaTACTTGCTTTGGCCGGGCATGTACTTGGTGATGAAGACGTTGTCCTCATCATCCAGTGTCGTCTGGAAGATTTGTAGCTCGGAGCCTAACGTCTTGCTGAAGACGGCAATACTTTGGGCGGAGCTGAGGACCTCCAGACGAACATACGCCGTCTTCCGTTCCATCTGGAGCGCGGCAGCAGGGACGTAAAAGGACGCGATGAGGGGAGAATCTCCCAGCCAACCTGCGGGGTCCGCTTCGACGGTGACAGAGAAATCGCTGCTCTCCCTGTTGCCGCTTGTGGCGATGTTGCCGAAGACGAGTTGAACTTCGTCGTGGAAGTTGTGCCACTTGGGATCCGCATCCTTGCCAGAGACCAAGGATGCTCTGATCGTGGGAGAGCTTATCTTTGACTGATCCGATTCCGAGAAAACCCTAGCAAACTTGGACCGCGGCACGACAAGACTGACGGCTACCACTTCTGGGACGTGCTCCCACGAGTCGAAACCGCCGAGGTTGCGATTAGGCTTGATATCACGACGAAGCCAGGGCTCTGAATACACACCCTGGGTGTGCATCTGCAGGGACAAATCCTGCCTGAGATTGCCCGTGAACATGAGGCTTCTCTCGGCACAGATCTTCTCGATCAACAGCCTGCAGGTGACGTCGAAGTCGGTCACGGACAGTCTGAGCTTGAGATATCGCAAAAGGGATACCAGCGTTCCGCGATGGAAGTGGGAATAGGCGGTGTTTCGAATCAGCTGGGTGACGGAGGCTTTGGAGATGGTCAGCAGCTTCATCGGATTCTCATGCGCAAACATCTCGAGGTAcagggcgaagaagatgttTGCCAGCGCCTCCGGGTCGATCTTGAGAGGGCTTTTAGAGCTCACTCCCGATAAGTGTTTGGCCTGCTTCCAAGTAACGCGGTTGTGCACCTGAGACGGCGTATCCTTGCTTGTCTGTATCGTGTTGCTGCTCAGGCCGATGAGAATCTCGTCGACGCTTGATACGGCGGTGGCGTTGGTCCAGTATTCAACAGGGCTAGCTCCCAGAAGCAATGACACTGTAGGGCCGTGGCCGTAAAGGAGCTTGTCAAATGCTTCTTTGGTGGTGTCTTCTGTCTTAAGAAGGGTCTCGGTGAATAGAGCTGACCACGGCTGCGCAGTAAGCAGAGGCAGCGCCGACACGAGAATGTTTATAGTACCGAAGTGGTCAGCGAGATTGGATGTGTCAATGGCATCGAAAGCCACCGGGGCGTTTGACTTTAACCCATACGTGTCGGGGTCGAGAGCAAGCACGCGGGCGTCGAACTGCCGACGATACCATCCGGCAGACGTCTCCTTCGTGGCAGCGTAGTGTTGGAGGGTGTGACAGAAGGCCAGAAATTCGCTGGCAACGGAGCGGATCACCAGTCTCTTTGCCCTAAGCATGGTCGCGCAGGCGGTGGTCCACTCTCGGAACTGAGTCTttgcggcggcgaaggcTTTGAACTTCTCGCCCTTCACATTGGGCTTAAGAGGGGACTTCTCCGTCAGGGGAACGAAAGCAGTGGCGAGATGGAAGCCCAGGATGGGATCAGTAGCATAGTGCAAGAGCCGGTGCTTCGATAGAGAGGCATAGAACAGAGGGTTCgggctgctggcggcgccgctggGCCCTGCGACGGCAGACTTCCAGAACTCCTGCGATGCCTCGATGACATCCTGGGAGAACTGCAACGCGACAGGGGCGGCTGATCGCAGACCGGTGATggcgacgccatcgccaaagGCGACTTTCTTGGCCTCCAGAGAGTGCTTCAGGTTAGCCaccaaggacgccgagtccGCGGACGGATTGTCGGAACTGGCGGCAGTGTCGTAGGTGATCCATACGGCACGAACATCATCCAGAGTGGCTTGGTCGCAAAATGGAAAGACCTTGCCGTAAGAGCTTGCTTTCCATGACTTGAAGGACTCAGACGCCAAGATGAGCTTCTTGACATGAGAAGCCAAGACGCTCAAATCTGCCTTGTCAAGATGAAGGTTGTAGTACAGGTTCCAGGGCGTATCGCCGGAGGCACCATTGTCCAGAAGGAGGGACAGTAAGAAGATGTTGCGTGCTTCATTTTGTCAGAGCAGAGTAATAGAGAAGCAAGGGAACAATCATACCCAGAATAGCCTCATCGATGTCGTTTGTCGTGATATCGAGCTTGCGGCTGGCTTTCGACGTGTTAGTGGGGTAGGAGCAGAGGGGCGAGCTCACGACTTACGAAGGCCGTCCTCATTGTACGCGGTGTGGAGGATATTTCTCACATCACCACAGCCGAGAACCAGAATGCTGGCATCAACGCCATGGGGCAGGTTCTTTGTCAGGTTGATAGCAGGAGTGTTGCCCACTGCATAGAAGAAGGAGATTGAGTTTGCGACGGTGGGAGTGAACATTATGGCGATGGATGAGTCCGGTGACGCCTCGGCAGATCAGGATGGGAGTTGGGTATGAAGACAAGGCCCTAGTTCTTTATTAGTTGGCCAAGTGTAAATACGGAGATAGTTACAGAACAAATAGAGTTCAGTGGTACTTACGGTGTTCTAGAGGATTGAGTACTAAGACTGTGAGATGTGTGATGCCCGATCTACGTTTCTCATCAAAGTAAACACGTCGAGCCCGACTGATTgatgagaagaagagaggggCCAAGTTAGCTCAAACGGTCTGGCCGGCTTCAATTGAATCAATCGACGGGAGTACCAGCGCCGAGAATGCAGCCCGTGAGAATTGGAGAAAGGTGAGATGAGACTTAGGCAAATTAGATAGGATGAGAAGAACGATTTCCTCCCTTCCCTGTATCTTTCTTGCCTAGTGCACGTGTAGGTACCTCAGGAAAGCGACGTGATGAGCTCCTTCCTCTGGACTTTTGGAAACATTCGGGAATGTTCCCAGCCAGTTGACTGCAGATGGTGCCCGGTGGCCTAAGCTCTAACCATTGCCGCCAAAGTACAGAGCTTCATTGACCGCCGTCTTCAGCCACAGCGGCAGAATCATTTGTGTGGGAACACCAGCCACCCAGCTTCTCGATGCTTTTCGCGACACCCATCGCGTTTTTGTTCTACAGCTTCATCAACCGTGAGAGCCACCCAGCGTTTTGCGCATTAACTCCGCGCCTACCAATCCGCAAAATTCGTCTGTGCAATTGAACAGCACATAGGCCCTAATATTTGGAGCCGCTGCCTTTCTTTATTGTTAACGAAAGCGCCTCTCGTCCCAAATCCGCCACCTAGCCCAATCCAGCTGGAGTGGAAGCTCCTAGCGAAAACAACAACATTACCGCGAGGCCAGCAGTCATGACTCCTCATCTTACACCGCGAGTCCGTCGCACGTCGCAAAACACACAATACACGTATGGATGAGTGGAGACCCCAATGTCGATACAGTTTGCTCATATGGTTTAGCTACAATCTATCGAGGCGGATTCACGATGTCAAGACCTACCCCGTCCAGTCTCCCCAAGGGGCCGCAATCCTCCTGTACGCCCATGATAACGGTGTCACGATAGTCTGGAGAGGCGGACGGAGGTTCAAACCCACAAGAACAAAGTCTTCTGTTCCGACGAATGAGAAACAAAACGGCGCCCCGGACGATTCCGTCATGATCATCGActccgatgacgacgaaccCCCGGCCAAGTCGGCCAAGGCAGGCAAGGCCTTTGCGCCATTCACAGACAAACCCGAGTTCGAAAATTCCGAGGAGGATGGACCGTATCCTGAAATCATCCAGACCCTTGATCTTTCTCTCGGCACAACCGCTCTTCATCTGGCGGTGCTACCTATGACGCCTTGCCCCGCCGAAGATGCCGCGTGGGGAGGGGCCGATGTgctcaaggagaagatggTCTTCACCGTGGCCTGCGCCACCAATGAGGTCTACGTTGTGACGCTTCCATTGACGCCTCCAAGCCCGGAAAGCAAGGCGCGCCCCGAGCTGAGATCGAATCTACTGGCCGGCAAGGCTGGGTCTGGCCAGTGGGGCGAGCGCGTTGTTCTCCTTGGCGGCCAATACAAGCACAGTGAAGGGGTCGCCATGTCATTGATCAAGCCCAAGACATCGTCCAGCTCCGATCGGATACGAGAACAAACCGATACCTCAAGCACACAGAAGCCTCGCCTCGTTGTGGCCGCACATACTCGCGAGGCATCCGGAACACTTCGTCTGTGGGATG includes these proteins:
- a CDS encoding MYND finger, producing the protein MFTPTVANSISFFYAVGNTPAINLTKNLPHGVDASILVLGCGDVRNILHTAYNEDGLPSRKLDITTNDIDEAILARNIFLLSLLLDNGASGDTPWNLYYNLHLDKADLSVLASHVKKLILASESFKSWKASSYGKVFPFCDQATLDDVRAVWITYDTAASSDNPSADSASLVANLKHSLEAKKVAFGDGVAITGLRSAAPVALQFSQDVIEASQEFWKSAVAGPSGAASSPNPLFYASLSKHRLLHYATDPILGFHLATAFVPLTEKSPLKPNVKGEKFKAFAAAKTQFREWTTACATMLRAKRLVIRSVASEFLAFCHTLQHYAATKETSAGWYRRQFDARVLALDPDTYGLKSNAPVAFDAIDTSNLADHFGTINILVSALPLLTAQPWSALFTETLLKTEDTTKEAFDKLLYGHGPTVSLLLGASPVEYWTNATAVSSVDEILIGLSSNTIQTSKDTPSQVHNRVTWKQAKHLSGVSSKSPLKIDPEALANIFFALYLEMFAHENPMKLLTISKASVTQLIRNTAYSHFHRGTLVSLLRYLKLRLSVTDFDVTCRLLIEKICAERSLMFTGNLRQDLSLQMHTQGVYSEPWLRRDIKPNRNLGGFDSWEHVPEVVAVSLVVPRSKFARVFSESDQSKISSPTIRASLVSGKDADPKWHNFHDEVQLVFGNIATSGNRESSDFSVTVEADPAGWLGDSPLIASFYVPAAALQMERKTAYVRLEVLSSAQSIAVFSKTLGSELQIFQTTLDDEDNVFITKYMPGQSKYPAASDAAAAVAESAVATSSETASVFTADASSDQSRVETITGHLDFLSDKGKKLLTDKVPVVVEQASPFTVNLVFGDKKHIYPLTFPVPVDARKAKTRIARKSAYFEVIVPFAAPPTKPEIKTALDDFVYPTYLAKSLSSTPADLNTPHFNLDRLPIIDVKNKEDSRWITTLLSFEFSLSERALRDEVNAGREALSPSPRLNFKESIFTMAMLSSGQQGGQTGLFCLNHPDRGGIHMLIFVSAIRLDSAAASVVLDAAVMPMTFPVIQKCEPFLLLLRELQMCSITVNDDELIFWKKTLPALAERTRTWNHKSSCEYRKTGSVPLSLEPSEPVLCSCGNGKLPDNFISLPEWDTAAKHATRIAISPTFAVPLVEEIVDTELYKQIGTGAPAQKERCTNCGKTGKDGAALKKCTRCRKAKYCSADCQKKDWRKHRGECE